In Holophagales bacterium, one DNA window encodes the following:
- a CDS encoding sigma-70 family RNA polymerase sigma factor — MPELPLTELLAQASAGERAAVDRVFEIVYVELRRLARWQRGRAGSAPTLSTTMLVHETYLKLAESERLSVRDRAHFFALAARAMRQILLDAARRRMRDKRGGGEVHVPIEVLILEGREPSAPMRAAELVALDAALERLAAADERLARLVEWRFFAGRSEEEIGAFLGISERTVRRDWRKARAFLFRELAAAGYAPTP; from the coding sequence ATGCCCGAGTTGCCGCTGACCGAACTGCTCGCCCAGGCGAGCGCCGGAGAACGCGCGGCCGTCGATCGCGTCTTCGAGATCGTCTACGTCGAGCTTCGTCGCCTGGCGCGCTGGCAGCGCGGGCGAGCGGGATCCGCGCCGACGCTCTCGACGACGATGCTGGTCCACGAGACCTATCTCAAGCTCGCCGAGAGCGAGCGCCTTTCGGTTCGCGACCGCGCCCACTTCTTCGCCCTGGCCGCCCGCGCCATGCGGCAGATCCTGCTCGACGCCGCCCGTCGGCGCATGCGCGACAAGCGCGGCGGCGGCGAGGTGCACGTGCCGATCGAAGTGCTGATCCTCGAAGGTCGAGAGCCGAGCGCACCGATGCGTGCCGCCGAGCTCGTCGCCCTCGACGCGGCGCTCGAACGGCTCGCGGCCGCCGACGAGCGCCTGGCCCGGCTGGTCGAGTGGCGCTTCTTCGCCGGCCGGAGCGAGGAGGAGATCGGCGCCTTTCTCGGCATCTCCGAGCGCACGGTGCGCCGTGATTGGCGGAAGGCACGCGCCTTCCTCTTCCGCGAGCTCGCTGCCGCGGGTTACGCCCCGACCCCCTAG
- a CDS encoding serine/threonine protein kinase — MPGPESGRWREVEWAFDRALDLDGEARALFLSRLQEADAALAAEVVSLLEADTRAGAFLEKPLEECLGELVVDAAEAAAVLPRTPPEPPAPPLSRVGPYRLITCLGRGGMGEVWEAEHEQAAPGERVALKRIRHELDSAELVRRFVRERQILARLDHPAIARLLDAGRDTSGRPYVVLEKVDGQPITEHARLQRLPLDDRLSLMATCCEAVAAAHRERVVHRDLKPANVLVTRGGELKLLDFGIAKPLDGDAASLTRTGWHFATLDYAAPEQILGHPPALTVDVYALGALLYELVTGRLPHRRTAPRSLADLAAKLAAERAEAPSRAASHAPPEALPWDGETQRERWTARLRGGLDGVILRALSRAPAERQPSAAELAADLRRLLAAETTATPEGSLGRHRLSG, encoded by the coding sequence ATGCCGGGTCCCGAGAGCGGTCGCTGGCGCGAGGTGGAGTGGGCGTTCGATCGCGCGCTCGACCTCGACGGCGAAGCGCGTGCCCTGTTCCTTTCTCGCCTGCAGGAGGCCGACGCGGCGCTGGCGGCGGAGGTCGTCTCGCTGCTCGAGGCGGACACCCGGGCGGGAGCCTTCCTCGAGAAGCCGCTCGAGGAGTGCCTCGGCGAGCTCGTCGTCGACGCCGCCGAAGCAGCGGCCGTCCTGCCGCGGACGCCTCCGGAGCCCCCAGCGCCCCCCCTTTCCCGGGTCGGGCCCTACCGGCTGATCACCTGCCTCGGGCGAGGGGGCATGGGCGAGGTCTGGGAGGCGGAGCACGAGCAGGCCGCTCCGGGAGAGCGGGTGGCTCTCAAGCGGATCCGGCACGAGCTCGACTCGGCCGAGCTGGTGCGCCGCTTCGTGCGCGAGCGCCAGATCCTCGCCCGCCTCGATCACCCGGCGATCGCCCGCCTCCTCGACGCCGGGCGCGACACCAGTGGCCGCCCGTACGTCGTCCTGGAGAAGGTCGATGGCCAGCCGATCACCGAGCATGCGCGCCTCCAGCGATTGCCGCTCGACGACCGCCTCTCGCTGATGGCCACCTGCTGCGAAGCGGTGGCGGCGGCCCACCGCGAGCGGGTGGTCCACCGCGATCTGAAGCCGGCCAACGTCCTGGTCACCCGGGGCGGAGAGCTCAAGCTCCTCGACTTCGGCATCGCCAAGCCGCTCGACGGCGACGCCGCGTCGCTCACCCGCACCGGTTGGCACTTCGCCACCCTCGACTACGCCGCGCCGGAGCAGATCCTCGGGCATCCGCCCGCCCTGACCGTCGATGTCTACGCTCTCGGCGCGCTCCTCTACGAGCTCGTCACCGGACGGCTCCCGCATCGCCGCACCGCACCGCGCTCGCTCGCCGACCTCGCGGCCAAGCTGGCCGCCGAGCGGGCGGAGGCGCCGTCCCGGGCGGCGTCTCACGCGCCCCCCGAGGCGCTTCCATGGGACGGTGAGACGCAGCGCGAGCGCTGGACAGCCCGCCTCCGCGGCGGCCTCGACGGGGTCATCCTCCGGGCGCTGTCGCGCGCGCCCGCCGAGCGCCAACCGTCGGCCGCCGAGCTCGCCGCCGACCTGCGCCGCCTGCTCGCCGCCGAGACGACCGCGACGCCGGAGGGATCGCTCGGGCGCCACCGGCTTTCCGGCTAA
- the fsa gene encoding fructose-6-phosphate aldolase, with protein MQFFLDTADIAEIATGLEWGMVDGVTTNPTLIAKQGKPYLGTVREIANLVPGPVSGEVLATDLPGMIEQGKRLADLAENVVVKVPLTPAGLSAVRELAKQGTRCNVTLCFSAAQALLAAKAGAAYISPFVGRLDDVGESGMALIGQIVELYANYPFTTQVLVASIRHPMHVVEAGAIGADVATMPFKTLEQLYRHPLTDLGIERFLADWGKTGRSFDD; from the coding sequence ATGCAGTTCTTCCTCGACACCGCCGACATCGCCGAGATCGCCACCGGCCTCGAATGGGGGATGGTCGACGGCGTCACGACGAATCCGACGCTCATCGCCAAGCAGGGCAAGCCCTACCTCGGGACCGTGCGCGAGATCGCGAACCTGGTACCCGGGCCCGTTTCCGGAGAGGTTCTCGCCACCGATCTGCCGGGAATGATCGAACAGGGCAAGCGGCTCGCCGACCTCGCCGAGAACGTCGTCGTCAAGGTGCCGCTCACCCCGGCGGGCCTCTCGGCCGTGCGCGAGCTGGCCAAACAGGGAACGCGCTGCAACGTCACCCTCTGCTTCTCGGCGGCTCAGGCGCTGCTCGCGGCCAAGGCCGGGGCAGCCTACATCTCGCCGTTCGTCGGCCGACTCGACGACGTCGGTGAGAGCGGGATGGCGCTGATCGGGCAGATCGTCGAGCTTTACGCCAACTACCCGTTCACCACCCAGGTCCTCGTCGCGTCGATCCGCCACCCGATGCACGTCGTCGAGGCCGGGGCGATCGGTGCCGACGTGGCGACGATGCCGTTCAAGACGCTCGAACAGCTCTATCGCCACCCCCTCACTGACCTCGGCATCGAGCGCTTCCTCGCCGACTGGGGCAAGACCGGTCGCTCCTTCGACGACTGA
- a CDS encoding CPBP family intramembrane metalloprotease, which produces MDGSPDRRPSRLLRLAFAFYLALAVAGLVGLGWVRQGPLPLALFLVPAQLPADLALGLAAAALLAGVWELGRCHLSAARELEARLAEVLGGVGRDEALALALLSGLAEETLFRGALQSALGWAAATVLFALLHSGPQRAMRLWGLFALAAGALFGGLVAWRGTLAPAVIAHVGVNALNLLRLSYRRGPAARG; this is translated from the coding sequence GTGGACGGCTCGCCCGACCGCCGCCCGAGCCGCCTGCTGCGCCTCGCCTTCGCCTTCTACCTCGCGCTCGCGGTCGCGGGGCTGGTCGGGCTCGGATGGGTGCGCCAGGGGCCGCTACCGCTCGCCCTCTTCCTCGTGCCGGCCCAACTGCCGGCGGACCTCGCGCTCGGGCTGGCTGCCGCGGCCCTGCTCGCCGGCGTCTGGGAGCTCGGGCGCTGTCACCTCTCGGCCGCGCGCGAGCTCGAAGCGCGACTCGCGGAGGTCCTCGGGGGCGTCGGGCGCGACGAGGCATTGGCGCTGGCGTTGCTTTCGGGTCTCGCTGAGGAGACGCTCTTCCGCGGGGCCCTCCAGTCGGCTCTCGGGTGGGCGGCGGCGACGGTGCTCTTCGCGCTTCTTCACAGTGGACCGCAACGGGCGATGCGGCTCTGGGGTCTCTTCGCGCTCGCCGCGGGAGCGCTCTTCGGCGGGCTGGTCGCCTGGCGCGGCACCCTGGCTCCGGCGGTAATCGCCCATGTCGGAGTCAACGCATTGAATCTATTGCGCTTGTCCTACCGCCGCGGACCCGCGGCAAGAGGCTGA
- a CDS encoding dipeptidase, which produces MSDSRDVLSRVDREKAQYLSELKEYLRIPSISTDPAYKTEVVRCADHLIGRMREAGLTAERIETAGHPLVYGEWLGAPGRPTVLFYGHYDVQPADPLEEWRNPPFEPTEEGDCLVARGSTDDKGQSYTHVKAVAAMLAERGTLPVNVKFIVEGEEEAGGEAIDHYVREDAGRKLACDVVVVSDTSLYKPGVPALTYGLKGLAYFEIRVDGPNRDLHSGVYGGGVTNPLNALCEIVASLRDPATGRVRIDGFYDDVRPLADWERKEFAALEFDEEEQRVDLAVDTLTGEEGYTYLERTWARPTCDLNGIFGGYQGKGAKTVLPAWAGCKVSFRLVADQTPAKIAELLKAHVAKVTPPGVRVEVEYLHGADAVTVDATGPEAEAALSAFEDVWGVRGVRIRTGGSIPIVGTFAQALGKPVLMLGFGLEDDRLHSPNEKFNISHFYNGIRTVVRFLDRLGG; this is translated from the coding sequence ATGTCGGACAGTCGCGACGTGCTCTCGCGGGTCGACCGCGAGAAAGCGCAGTACCTCTCGGAGCTCAAGGAGTACCTTCGCATTCCGTCGATCTCCACCGATCCGGCCTACAAGACGGAGGTCGTTCGTTGTGCCGACCACCTGATCGGCAGGATGCGCGAGGCCGGGCTCACCGCCGAACGCATCGAGACCGCCGGTCACCCGCTGGTCTACGGCGAATGGCTTGGGGCCCCCGGCCGCCCGACGGTCCTCTTCTACGGACACTACGACGTGCAGCCCGCCGATCCGCTCGAGGAGTGGCGTAACCCGCCGTTCGAGCCGACCGAGGAGGGCGACTGCCTGGTGGCGCGCGGTTCGACCGACGACAAGGGCCAGTCCTACACCCACGTCAAGGCGGTCGCGGCGATGCTCGCCGAGCGCGGCACGCTCCCGGTCAACGTCAAGTTCATCGTCGAGGGCGAAGAAGAGGCCGGCGGCGAGGCGATCGATCACTACGTGCGCGAGGATGCGGGCCGCAAGCTCGCCTGCGACGTGGTGGTCGTCTCCGATACCTCGCTCTACAAGCCGGGCGTCCCGGCGCTGACCTACGGCCTCAAGGGGCTCGCCTACTTCGAAATCCGCGTCGACGGACCGAACCGCGACCTGCACTCGGGCGTCTACGGCGGCGGCGTCACCAACCCGCTGAACGCGCTCTGCGAGATCGTCGCCAGCCTGCGCGACCCGGCGACCGGACGCGTGCGGATCGATGGTTTCTACGACGACGTCCGTCCGCTCGCCGACTGGGAGCGCAAGGAGTTCGCCGCCCTCGAGTTCGACGAGGAGGAGCAGCGCGTCGATCTCGCCGTGGACACGCTGACGGGCGAAGAGGGGTACACCTATCTCGAGCGCACCTGGGCACGGCCGACCTGCGATCTCAACGGGATCTTCGGCGGCTACCAGGGCAAGGGCGCGAAGACGGTGCTCCCCGCCTGGGCCGGCTGCAAGGTCTCCTTCCGCCTCGTCGCCGACCAGACCCCGGCGAAGATCGCCGAGCTTCTCAAGGCTCACGTCGCCAAGGTCACCCCGCCGGGCGTCCGGGTCGAGGTGGAGTATCTGCACGGCGCCGACGCGGTCACGGTGGACGCCACGGGTCCGGAAGCCGAAGCGGCGCTCTCGGCCTTCGAGGACGTCTGGGGTGTCCGGGGGGTGCGGATCCGCACCGGCGGGTCGATCCCGATCGTCGGCACCTTTGCCCAGGCGCTGGGCAAGCCGGTGCTGATGCTCGGCTTCGGTCTCGAGGACGACCGACTCCACTCGCCGAACGAGAAGTTCAACATCAGCCATTTCTACAACGGCATCCGCACCGTCGTGCGCTTCCTCGACCGGCTCGGAGGCTGA
- a CDS encoding class IV adenylate cyclase gives MAGKDPLERELKFAQVDLEKLRERLLELEAERAAPGSLEDNWILDRGGELEAAACILRLREDGRGALVTFKGAARFEGTLKVRRELEVRVDDAQQARGIFESLGYRVVRRYQKIREEWRLGSESIALDHTPIGDFVEFEGERAEVIARRCGFDPTKADLRTYLRLYEDYLATHPEAPADMVFPEEA, from the coding sequence ATGGCAGGAAAAGACCCGCTCGAGCGGGAGCTGAAATTTGCCCAGGTGGACCTCGAGAAGCTGCGCGAGCGGCTTCTCGAGCTCGAAGCCGAGCGTGCCGCGCCCGGATCGCTCGAGGACAACTGGATCCTCGATCGCGGCGGCGAGCTCGAAGCGGCGGCCTGCATCCTGCGTCTGCGGGAGGACGGGCGAGGAGCCCTCGTGACCTTCAAGGGTGCGGCCCGTTTCGAGGGGACGCTGAAGGTGAGACGAGAGCTCGAGGTCCGCGTCGACGATGCCCAGCAGGCGCGGGGGATCTTCGAGAGCCTCGGCTACCGCGTCGTCCGTCGCTACCAGAAGATCCGCGAGGAGTGGCGGCTGGGCAGCGAGTCGATCGCGCTCGACCACACACCGATCGGCGACTTCGTCGAATTCGAAGGAGAACGTGCCGAGGTCATCGCCCGCCGCTGCGGCTTCGACCCGACCAAGGCGGATCTGCGGACCTACCTGCGCCTCTACGAGGACTACCTCGCGACCCATCCCGAGGCGCCGGCCGACATGGTCTTCCCCGAGGAGGCGTGA
- a CDS encoding NDP-sugar synthase produces the protein MSRLRVRALVLAAGRGERLRPLTDELPKPALPVAGRPLASWTLDELSRLGCEAAAVNLFHLGERLRERLGESHRGMPLRYSPETQLQGTLGALAPLREFLADCDAVLVVNGDSLCRWPLRALLERHRTTGAAATLLLASRAEPSRFGGGVRVAADGRLLALRRGALVAGAARRGVVFAGAQLLAPRLLARVPEGPGDLVTGLYEPLLAEGEVLQTLRTRRSWHDLGTPRRYLDGALERALTALPENGDWRGPGSEVARTARLRRVALETGARIAERAHAEEVLLLPGAQIGAGAFARRVLLGPGAELPAGARAEELLLTRGADGNLVETPLGHGELA, from the coding sequence GTGAGCCGCCTGCGCGTGCGCGCGCTCGTCCTCGCCGCCGGGCGAGGCGAGCGCCTCCGCCCGCTCACCGACGAGCTCCCCAAGCCGGCCCTCCCGGTCGCCGGCCGCCCGCTCGCCAGCTGGACGCTCGACGAGCTCTCCCGCCTCGGTTGTGAGGCCGCGGCGGTCAATCTCTTTCACCTCGGCGAGCGGTTGCGCGAAAGGCTCGGCGAGAGCCATCGCGGAATGCCGCTGCGCTACTCGCCGGAGACGCAACTCCAGGGGACGCTCGGGGCGCTTGCCCCGCTTCGGGAGTTCCTCGCCGACTGCGATGCGGTGCTGGTGGTCAACGGCGACAGCCTCTGTCGCTGGCCGCTGCGCGCCTTGCTCGAGCGGCATCGCACAACCGGTGCGGCGGCCACCCTGCTGCTGGCCTCCCGAGCCGAGCCCAGCCGCTTCGGCGGAGGGGTCCGGGTCGCGGCGGACGGCCGGCTCCTGGCCCTGCGCCGTGGTGCGCTGGTCGCCGGCGCAGCGCGGCGCGGCGTCGTCTTCGCCGGCGCGCAGCTCCTCGCTCCGCGGCTGCTGGCGCGCGTTCCGGAGGGTCCGGGCGACCTCGTCACCGGGCTCTACGAGCCGCTCCTGGCCGAAGGCGAAGTGCTCCAGACCCTGCGAACGCGGCGCTCCTGGCACGATCTCGGGACACCCCGTCGCTACCTCGACGGAGCGCTCGAGCGCGCCCTGACCGCGCTCCCGGAGAACGGTGACTGGCGCGGCCCCGGGAGCGAGGTCGCCCGCACGGCCCGACTCCGGCGCGTTGCGCTCGAGACCGGTGCGCGGATCGCCGAGCGGGCACACGCCGAAGAGGTTCTGCTCCTGCCGGGGGCGCAGATCGGTGCGGGTGCCTTCGCCCGCCGCGTCCTGCTCGGGCCGGGTGCCGAGCTGCCGGCCGGAGCGCGAGCCGAAGAGCTCCTGCTGACCCGCGGCGCTGACGGCAATCTCGTCGAAACGCCGCTCGGGCACGGCGAGCTCGCCTGA
- the mraY gene encoding phospho-N-acetylmuramoyl-pentapeptide-transferase, giving the protein MILWLIQLLRGAGLDIGVFRLAESVTFRALMALATSLGVAIALGWRVIVFLYRRRFRDTSGEFLSIRTHSKQGTPTGGGLLILASCGGSVLVWGRLANLQLSVVLAGFVYLGLVGLLDDALKVRFKSSLFGLGQLAKTALLLGFVLPFSWLLVSAASPLPTSLRTALILPFVKHPVADLGTLGFLAFAAFAVFSIINAVNVADGMDGLLCGASTTVTAVYVVLAYVLSNILLSRYLLFPYLAGTEELVIFGTALIGAVLGFLWRNTFPAEVFMGDTGSLAIGGAIAMMAFLLRQEMLFPLVGGLFVLEIFTSLLQEKIGNRLGRRVVLRAPFHHALTHRGIAEPKAVVRLWIVSLLLAAIGLLSLKIR; this is encoded by the coding sequence GTGATCCTCTGGCTCATCCAGTTGCTGCGGGGCGCCGGGCTCGATATCGGCGTCTTCCGGCTCGCCGAGTCGGTGACCTTCCGCGCCCTGATGGCTTTGGCCACCTCGCTGGGGGTCGCGATCGCGCTCGGCTGGCGGGTGATCGTCTTTCTCTATCGGCGACGCTTCCGTGACACCTCCGGCGAGTTCCTGTCGATTCGGACCCACTCGAAACAGGGGACGCCGACCGGCGGCGGGTTGCTCATCCTTGCCTCCTGCGGCGGCTCGGTGCTCGTCTGGGGGCGACTCGCCAACCTGCAGCTCTCCGTCGTGCTCGCCGGGTTCGTCTATCTGGGACTCGTCGGCCTGCTCGACGACGCGCTCAAGGTGCGGTTCAAGTCGTCGCTCTTCGGGCTCGGCCAGCTCGCCAAGACGGCGCTGCTGCTCGGCTTCGTCCTGCCGTTCTCCTGGCTCCTCGTTTCGGCCGCCAGCCCGCTGCCCACGTCGCTGCGCACGGCCCTCATCCTGCCGTTCGTCAAGCACCCGGTGGCGGACCTCGGCACGCTCGGCTTCCTCGCCTTCGCGGCGTTCGCCGTCTTCTCGATCATCAACGCGGTCAACGTGGCCGACGGCATGGACGGGCTGCTCTGCGGCGCTTCGACCACCGTCACCGCCGTCTACGTCGTCCTCGCCTACGTGCTGAGCAACATCCTGCTCTCACGCTACCTGCTCTTTCCCTACCTTGCCGGGACCGAGGAGCTGGTGATCTTCGGCACCGCCCTGATCGGTGCGGTGCTCGGCTTCCTCTGGCGCAACACCTTCCCGGCCGAGGTGTTCATGGGCGACACCGGGTCGCTGGCGATCGGCGGGGCGATCGCCATGATGGCGTTCCTGCTCCGCCAGGAGATGCTCTTCCCGCTCGTCGGCGGCCTCTTCGTGCTCGAGATCTTCACCTCGTTGCTGCAGGAGAAGATCGGCAATCGGCTCGGACGGCGCGTCGTGCTGCGGGCTCCGTTCCATCACGCGCTCACCCACCGCGGGATCGCCGAGCCCAAGGCGGTGGTGCGGCTCTGGATCGTCTCGCTGCTGCTCGCGGCGATCGGCCTGCTGTCGCTGAAGATCCGCTGA
- a CDS encoding glycosyltransferase, with amino-acid sequence MKPSSPVRVVLTGGGTGGHVYPALALHEILARAGIVGETLFLGIRGRAEETIVPRRGLALHFVPSAPVAGTGTLGKLRAFLTIARGIVVALRELLVFRPHLVVASGGYASAPVVAAAFLLRPFLRLKIVLDEQNLAPGLLNKVASLLADVVLVAFRETPYFVWSTRCVYTGYPVRAAYRASDGQEDRAALRRRLGVPDGAHLVVVSGGSLGSRSLNRAVAESLAGLSDLPDLLVVHGVGLAKGSAYDALADTKTRLAAALGDRFDGVELTARTADGRVFYRAAEYFHDFADWQRAADLLVGRAGAGSLAETLTLGQAMIAVPKRGLPGDHQELNAVGLAERGAVEVLFERRDDDGTDSVDAGELVAAIRGLLADPTRRAALAATAHSLAFAGTETAVLDVVRKLLAGEEPAYETEVIEPAFVRFQRQFDSLVAHLDVTAPGLYHRLYDTKVDEYLGASDEMVVNKGIKLVGALGRIDRYRDLVAGLERWRGFLRRNALAALRKAASPQPCFATAAARGLADGYWEVRREALALIERFPAELGTIELLRDGVARLAARRREGFEVRGGAIRAAALVLDEGRFLALVEPLLAARSVRLREAALDAIAAGLEAGRLVDRAAARRLLERAVVTTSEFAPAFRIRERYLAAARALEGHRK; translated from the coding sequence GTGAAACCCTCCTCCCCCGTCCGCGTCGTGCTCACCGGCGGGGGCACCGGCGGCCACGTCTATCCGGCCCTCGCCCTCCACGAGATCCTGGCGCGTGCCGGTATCGTCGGCGAGACGCTCTTTCTCGGCATTCGCGGCCGCGCCGAGGAGACGATCGTGCCGCGGCGAGGCCTCGCCCTGCACTTCGTGCCGTCCGCTCCGGTGGCGGGCACCGGAACGCTCGGCAAGTTGCGCGCTTTCTTGACCATCGCGCGCGGGATTGTCGTCGCCCTGCGCGAGCTGCTGGTCTTCCGTCCGCACCTGGTCGTCGCCAGTGGCGGTTACGCTTCGGCCCCCGTAGTCGCAGCCGCCTTCCTGTTGCGGCCGTTCTTGCGTCTGAAGATCGTCCTCGACGAGCAGAACCTGGCGCCGGGCTTGCTCAACAAGGTCGCCTCGCTGCTCGCCGACGTCGTCCTGGTGGCGTTCCGCGAAACGCCCTATTTCGTCTGGAGCACGCGCTGCGTCTACACCGGGTATCCGGTGCGCGCGGCCTATCGCGCAAGCGACGGGCAGGAGGATCGCGCGGCACTGCGTCGGCGTCTCGGCGTTCCCGACGGTGCTCACCTGGTGGTCGTCTCCGGGGGGTCGCTCGGCTCGCGCTCGCTCAACCGGGCGGTCGCCGAGTCGCTTGCCGGTCTCTCCGATCTCCCGGACCTGCTCGTCGTGCACGGCGTCGGTCTGGCCAAAGGGAGCGCCTACGATGCGCTCGCCGATACGAAGACGCGCCTCGCGGCGGCGCTCGGCGACCGCTTCGACGGCGTCGAGCTCACCGCGCGCACCGCAGACGGCCGCGTCTTCTACCGCGCCGCCGAGTACTTCCACGACTTCGCCGACTGGCAGCGGGCGGCCGACCTATTGGTGGGCCGCGCCGGCGCCGGCTCGCTCGCCGAGACGCTCACCCTCGGCCAGGCGATGATCGCGGTGCCGAAGCGCGGCCTCCCCGGCGACCACCAGGAGCTCAACGCCGTCGGCCTTGCCGAGCGCGGCGCGGTCGAGGTGCTCTTCGAGCGGCGCGACGACGACGGCACCGACTCCGTCGACGCCGGCGAGCTGGTGGCGGCGATCCGTGGCTTGCTCGCCGATCCGACGCGACGCGCCGCGCTCGCCGCCACCGCGCATTCCCTCGCCTTCGCCGGCACCGAGACGGCCGTGCTCGACGTGGTTCGCAAGCTCCTTGCCGGCGAGGAGCCGGCGTACGAGACGGAGGTCATCGAGCCGGCGTTCGTGCGCTTCCAGCGGCAGTTCGACAGTCTCGTCGCCCATCTCGACGTCACCGCTCCCGGTCTCTACCACCGCCTCTACGACACCAAGGTCGACGAGTATCTCGGGGCAAGCGACGAGATGGTGGTCAACAAGGGGATCAAGCTCGTCGGCGCGCTCGGCCGGATCGACCGCTATCGCGATCTCGTCGCCGGGCTCGAACGCTGGCGCGGCTTTCTGCGACGCAACGCCCTCGCCGCCCTGCGCAAGGCGGCGAGTCCGCAGCCCTGCTTCGCCACCGCGGCGGCGCGTGGGCTCGCCGACGGCTACTGGGAGGTGCGTCGCGAGGCGCTGGCGCTCATCGAGCGCTTCCCGGCCGAGCTCGGCACGATCGAGCTGTTGCGCGACGGCGTGGCACGACTCGCCGCCCGACGGCGCGAGGGCTTCGAGGTGCGTGGCGGGGCGATTCGCGCCGCCGCGCTCGTTCTCGACGAGGGACGGTTCCTCGCCCTGGTCGAACCGCTCCTCGCGGCGCGCTCGGTGCGTCTGCGTGAGGCGGCTCTCGACGCCATCGCGGCCGGGCTGGAGGCCGGGCGACTCGTCGACCGCGCCGCAGCCCGCCGGCTCCTCGAGCGGGCGGTGGTGACGACCTCGGAGTTCGCGCCCGCCTTCCGCATCCGCGAGCGCTACCTCGCGGCGGCACGCGCCCTCGAAGGACACCGCAAGTGA
- a CDS encoding HAD-IA family hydrolase, whose protein sequence is MEKARRAFAPFDLLVFDWDGTLMDSIATIVDCTIDALSRLDGVVPPPRARVREAIGMGLRESIDLYYPGHTETFFAELLEVYRDLWIGTYRDRSTLLPGARETIEALVGAGYRLGVATAKSRRGLERELEATGLGPAFVATRTVDEAPPKPHPGMILGLCEELGVEPGRALMIGDTTFDLDMARAAGAPALGVLTGSHDHERLSSSGPLAVLASVAQVPAWLDGRSLSV, encoded by the coding sequence ATGGAAAAAGCGCGCCGGGCGTTCGCCCCGTTCGACCTGCTCGTCTTCGACTGGGACGGCACGCTCATGGACTCGATCGCCACCATCGTCGACTGCACGATCGACGCCCTGTCGCGCCTCGACGGCGTCGTTCCTCCGCCGCGGGCACGCGTGCGGGAGGCGATCGGCATGGGGCTTCGCGAGTCGATCGACCTGTACTACCCGGGCCACACGGAGACCTTCTTCGCCGAGTTGCTCGAGGTCTACCGCGACCTCTGGATCGGCACCTATCGCGATCGCTCCACGCTGTTGCCGGGAGCGCGCGAGACGATCGAGGCGCTCGTCGGGGCGGGATATCGGCTGGGCGTGGCCACCGCCAAGAGTCGCCGGGGTCTCGAGCGCGAGCTCGAGGCCACCGGTCTCGGTCCCGCCTTCGTGGCGACGCGGACGGTCGACGAAGCGCCGCCCAAACCCCATCCCGGGATGATCCTCGGGCTCTGCGAGGAGCTCGGGGTCGAGCCCGGGCGGGCCCTGATGATCGGCGACACGACCTTCGATCTCGACATGGCGCGTGCCGCCGGCGCGCCGGCGCTCGGTGTGCTCACCGGATCGCACGACCACGAACGGCTCTCGAGCAGCGGACCGCTTGCCGTGCTCGCCAGCGTGGCGCAGGTCCCCGCCTGGTTGGACGGGCGTTCGCTCTCGGTCTGA